In Drosophila ananassae strain 14024-0371.13 chromosome 3R, ASM1763931v2, whole genome shotgun sequence, the DNA window CTCCATAGACCCTGGACCATGAACTCCTCGAGTGGTGACGACGAGGCGCCCAAGGACCCGCGCACTGGTGGCGAGGATTTTACCCAACAATTTACAGAAAACGATTTCGAAGGTGAGTCTGGTGGAAATTTTCCTTTtgaaacacattttttataattgcTCGCTGAATAttgataacaaaaaaaaaataaagaaaacctGAATCGAATAGGCGACCCCTCGAAGAATTGGGTCCACGCAAATGGCAATTTTTAGAGCTGGCTTGTAAAACCAGCCAAGTGACAAGATGAGAGACAAACAAGAAATTTGCGTCGTGTTAATTGCAACCTGAAAACTTTTGACACGCCAAACCAATCTAAAGTCGAGACCAACTAAAAGTTCTTCGGATAAAGTCAGTTTCTGGGGTGGAGAATCTAGATCCAACTGGATCTTTAAACTTCAGAAGGTTATAGGAACTAGATGACTATCTTACATCTTAATTACATTTAACATAACTATATGCTTCCGGTTTTGGTCTCTCATTGGCTTCTACTCACCAAATTGTACAAAATGATAACATATTCATCGCTTTGATTAATTAACCCGCCAGGTGATCCCTTGAAATAGTGTTCACTGTACCTGGCGACAAATTGCATAAATAAAGTGCAACTTTTCGTGGCGCCGCTAATCGCGTGACTTGGCAAAAAGTAGCAAGAATGTATCCATAAGATCTGCTTcgtataattaatttaaatttatgaaaaagtgCTGCTGATGATATCACAATTAGTGCAGGCTGAACAAAGGCGGAGAATTTAAGCTGGAGAATTGCTCAAAGGCGAGCATAAAGCTCAGGGAAATAAGTAATTAACATAAATTTATTTGTCGTCACTATGAagcaaaaaaagacaaaaaataaaacaggaATAAAAGATTGAGTCTGCTTCAGATTCGTAGATGATTCAacgcggcgtatacgtaatttatGGCGCATGGCCTTGGGcgggaaataaaaaatgaactgATGGCTGGGCAAGATTTAGAAAGGCATACAGGGCTTATCaccaaaaaatagaaaacaaatatatttcaatttGAACTTTAAGCCGTGATTTCCAATGAAAGTGTTGACACAGAAAACacgttttaaattaaataagttgaGTGGTCTTGGATTATTAGTTTATTGGAATTAAATTCAATGAGCTTTTGTTTAATCTTTGAAGTAAACAAGTACTATTTTGATGTTATTaaatgaaacaaaataaaagacataaaaaagctataaaaactattattatGTAATTCTATGAATTATGTAACTCAAttgcaattaataaacaaCGCCGCACTCTATTTGGATTTCCCCAACCTTCCTCTTCGTGTGTCCTTCTGACGTTATATTCCCGCATTCGAATTCTCTCCGGCAGGACATCGTGCACACACCGTCTATGTGGGTGTCCATGTGCCAGGAGGACGACGCCATTCGCAGCGCCGGCGCAAGCACCATCACGGGAGCGGTGGGGCTGGCGGAAATGGTTCCATCGGCGGATCCGGAAGTGTGGGCGGTGGTGCCGGCAAGGACAACATGAGCGACAAGCAACAGGAAGCGGAGCGACCAGGTGGGTCCAGGTGTACTCTCTtctgtgtgtgggtgtgtgtgtgtgtgcttctAGCAAATATAATTACGATATGGATGCTGAAGAGTGATGAGGGATTGAATGCCACGGGAAAATGAAAAGCCCGCCAGTAAATGTGGCCAATCAGTTTCGGCCAGGCCGAGAATTGTTACAAATTACAGGAAACAGTAGGGTGTGGGTAAATTTCACAAATTATAGTCTTACAGCTCAGACATCTCCATTGTAGGCAGTAGGATAATGAAAATGACAGATGATTGGGCTACAGTTTGTCCTAGAAGTTGACGACAAGGACATTTGATTGTAATGAGGGTCAGCAGTTAGCCTAATGAGctaaatgattattattaagGAAGGGAAACAAACTAACATATTGCTCTTAATCCCACATGCAAACTTCATACTACTAGCTTTAATATTTACTAACCacttgtaaatattttattatgcTTGGTTTCATTTCTAATTTAACATCAAACAGGTACATGCCTAACCCTTTTCACACTTTTAATTTCATCCTTAAACAATAACTCTTCCACCCACGCTGTACCTTGGAAGGGCAAGcgttttcaaattaattagaCTTTTCATAACCATGATACATACAGAAAAAGTTCACTCAAAGAAAAGGTTATGGGTCTCACATTATTGCCCTGCATTACATTtcctaaataaattatttagatCATTTTAATGCGCTCTAACCCACATAAATACACATCCGCTAAACATCTCGAGTAGTAAGGATATGTCACGCAATTGCGACATAAACCGCAATACAATCTCAAACAGGACTAAAGAGGACATATGGCAGTGGTCGATGGTCAGTGGCCAATTCCCAGCACAGATCAGGGCCAAATTATTACGCCAATTAACTTTAGCACGCACTGAGCAGGGTCCAAGGACACGGATGATGGTTATGAAGGACGAGAAGGAGGTGGCCTCTGGCAGACACATGAAGCTGTTCTGACCCGGTCATAAATGTTTATTAAGCTAATCAAGGTCTGCTACTAGGGCAACCATGCTTCACGAGAATACCAAATAATAGAACTCAATGAGATAAGTTAGGGAAAAGGCTTGTGCAGTTCAAGAAATTAAGATTCAATTTAGAATAAATCCCATTTGAAATCCTTTCGCAAATAATCTAAGAGTTTCCACTTAggatgattatttttattaggCCATGTTAAAGTAAGCCTTTACGGGGACAAACTTTTACATAAAGGCATCTTTATGCTTTTTAATGGGAACCccctaaaatattttataaaaatgtgaaaaataatttttttctatgttttgatgcagattgatagagaatagatccacaaatcatttaagacATTCCGTTTTCGAATCGAATAACTATTGACCAAGTAAGAGCCTCCGTTATTGTCCTTCCAAGGAATTTTCatgatttttgaaggggaccccctaggacttttgataaaaaatctgaaaaataattttttgctaggttttgatgcagattgatagaAAATGATAGATTTATAGAGAATGAatccacaaatcatttaagacattccgtttaagaatcggatgattattggccaagttagAGCCTTCGATGGGACAAAATCGTCCTTTCAGGGTATCTTTATGATTTTTAAAGGGGACCCCCtaggaaattttataaaaaatctgaaaaataattttttcctaggttttgatgcagattgatagagaatagatccacaaatcatttaagacattccgtttaagaatcggatgattattggccaagttagAGCCTTCGATGGGACAAAATCGTCCTTTCAGGGTatctttttgatttttaaaggggatcccctaggaaattttataaaaaatctgaaaaataatatttttccaggttttgatgcagatttatagAGAATGAatccacaaatcatttaagacattccgtttaagaatcggatgattattggccaagttagAGCCTTCGATGGGACAAAATCGTCCTTTCAGGGTATCTTTATGatttttaaaggggatcccctaggaaattttataaaaaatctgaaaaataatatttttccaggttttgatgcagatttatagAGAATGAatccacaaatcatttaagacattccgtttaagaatcggatgattattggccaagttagAGCCTTCGATGGGACAAAATCGTCCTTTCAGGGTatctttttgatttttaaaggggatcccctaggaaattttataaaaaatctgaaaaataatatttttccaggttttgatgcagatttatagAGAATGAatccacaaatcatttaagacattccgtttaagaatcggatgattattggccaagttagAGCCTTCGATGGGACAAAATCGTCCTTTCAGGGTATCTTTATGatttttaaaggggatcccctaggaaattttataaaaaatctgaaaaataatatttttccaggttttgatgcagatttatagAGAATGAatccacaaatcatttaagacattccgtttaagaatcggatgattattggccaagttagAGCCTTCGATGGGACAAAATCGTCCTTTCAGGGTATCTTTATGATTTTTAAAGGGGACCCCCtaggaaattttataaaaaatctgaaaaataatatttttccaggttttgatgcagatttatagAGAATGAatccacaaatcatttaagacattccgtttaagaatcggatgattattggccaagttagAGCCTTCGATGGGACAAAATCGTCCTTTCAGGGTatctttttgatttttaaaggggatcccctaggaaattttataaaaaatctgaaaaataatatttttccaggttttgatgcagatttatagAGAATGAatccacaaatcatttaagacattccgtttaagaatcggatgattattggccaagttagAGCCTTCGATGGGACAAAATCGTCCTTTCAGGGTATCTTTATGatttttaaaggggatcccctaggaaattttataaaaaatctgaaaaataatatttttccaggttttgatgcagatttatagAGAATGAATCCACAATGAATCCACAATGAATCTTCCACAATGAAGAATGAATccacaaaaataatattttttcaggttttgatgcagatttatagAGAATGAatccacaaatcatttaagacATTCcacttaagaatcggatgatttttggccaagttagAGCCTTCGTTAGGGCATAGATATTCCGTCCGATTGGTAAAACAGGCTTTTCGATGTTTCTGTCCGTCCACTATAAATGAAAACTTAATTGTTTAGAATGAATACTTTTCTAATCTTTTACCCTTCAACCCACAGCGACTCCCCCCGCCCAACGCGTCCAGTTCATACTTGGCGAAGATGTGGACGACGGCAGCCATGTATCCCACCCCCTCTTTTCCGAAATGGGAATGCTGGTGAAGGAGGGCGACGAGATCGAGTGGAAGGAGACGGCGCGCTGGATCAAGTTCGAGGAGGATGTGGAGGAGGGCGGAAACAGGTGGTCGAAGCCCCATGTGGCGACCTTGTCGCTGCACTCCCTGTTCGAGCTGCGCCGCCTGCTGGTCAACGGAAGTGTTATGCTGGACATGGAGGCCCACAATCTGGAGGTGATGGCCGACCTGGTGTGCGACCAGATGGTCAGTGCCGGCACTCTGCCTCCCGGGGTAAAGGATAAGGTCAAGGATGCGCTCCTGCGACGACATCGCCACCAGCACGAGTACGCCAAAAAGACGCGTCTGCCGATCATACGATCCTTGGCCGATATGCGCAATCAGTCGTCATCGAAAAGTGAGTATGGGGGGAAAAGTTCTCTAAAAGAACTCTAAGCTCATCTCGTTCCTTTGGTGTCAAACTGTGAATCATCTGCGAGTACCGCCATCACTCTCAGCCTCAGTTCATTAGGATCATCAAAAACAGTCTCTGTCACAGTGTCTAAAAAACTCTCATCCAATCCGATCCAAAACTAATACCAATAACTCAGACCTGGGCAAGAGCAATCCTCTGCACTCTATGCATGGCTCGTCGATCGGAATGGATCTCACTGGAGAATACCAGACACCCCTTTATGTGTCCAGTAAGGATCAGCGTGGTTGTTATCTCGCTGTTCCCACAGGTATAGCTTAGTAACTAGAGAGTAgtcccaaaaaaataaagccacTGTAAATTTgtaaagctgaaaataaaaagcccTTTCGAATATTTTCAGTTGCCTTGCACTTAACAATATTCACACAGAACCAAGCCAATAGAAAGCCCTCTAtaccaataaaataaaatcccTGGCTATTTCCTTGTTCAAGCCAAACCTAACTCTTGAATAGAACATATTTCTGGAAATCATTTTCcttccaaaacaaaaaccaaagccCGACAGCCCCTTAGGTAAATATCTTAAaattagaaacaaaaaattaaacagcCACAATCATTCATAAATCACTCATATCCATAAGCCAGTAAACTGTAGGATTTTAAGAGaaccataaaataaaatacccCCTCTTGCGCTCTTCGTtctcaattatttaaaaatataaaatatatataaaagctGACACCTCATCGCATCTGGGGGCCATAGGGGTCACCACCTGGTTTCATGCCGGGGCATCGCCTCAGCATCAAACCCAAAACCAAGGACGTCCGCAGTCACAATCAACTACAAGTAATAGCCCATTAATGGTTTTTACTGTACTTTCTACTGTACCTTTTATCAAGAGCACGCTGTGTTTATCTCTAACTCTTTACTCTTTTTAATCTTTGAACTATTTAATCTATGTACTGAATCTATTCTGAATCTATTAATCCTTCAAAAGCTCGTTAGCCCCATCAAATTCTATAACGTGTTGTCTAATTCATAAAACTATAATcagatgaaaaatatttccagaATATTAAGTACCTGTGTTTTCCCTACACATCAAATATTTTCTCTATCTTATTTGAACGTTACTACTCTCTTTAATCTATATAGTCTTTATAATATGTACCCTAAACTTCAAACCTAAACTTTAGTGCCCTTTTTCTTATAAATTCCTTACCAAACAAAAAGTTTAAACACAAGGTAATTAGGTTTTTTGAGAGTTTAAGAGATGAGCCAGATATTTAGTTATCCTACAGATTTTTCTCGATTGAAAAccaaccaaaacaaaaacccgaAACATTTTCCAGTTGAAGAGCAGTCCTCCGGCCACACCTTGGGGGCCACAACGCCCATTTCCCAAACGGCCAGCGAACCGGGACCGCCCGGATCCAATGGAAATTCAAACTTGAGCACCAccggcggtggtggtggcggcatGGGGCGTTTTCTAACGGTGCCCAGTGGAAAGCCCAGCAACAGAACGCTCGGTAAAGAAACCAACTCAAAAActtacaagaaaaaaattctaaaaaattcCAAACTCAAAAAATGTCAGTTTTCGTTATAGTTTTACcttgtctttgtttttttgcgtgTCTGTTAATTGTTTCAATGGTcctgaaaaataaaagtttgaTTATTGGTTTCGTAGATCGAAGTTTTGTAAATATAAGAATCGAATTGGTTGGAGAAATTTGTAAACCCCAAGGTGGCCAAAATTTGCATGAAGGTTCAAATCCATCCGATATTGGATTTTCAGGAAAATGGTTCTGTAGTATCGGAGAGAACACTTAACACAAACATCTGCACGCTGAATCACCACTAACACGCCTTCAGATCCTTTCAATCTGAAATCTATATACTCCTCGCATGCTTCAttgtctatatatatttaaataaaatttgaaatctCTTGCAGCACCTTTAGACGAATCTGAATTTAATCCGAAAACTCTCTTCTTTTGCACTCTTTTTTCGTATGTTTTTTATGTTGTATCGTTGTAATGTTTGGAACTACCTGTTGTtgtgtttattattgttttaatatttatcaaCGCACGTAAtcgaaatatataaaaataaaaaaaccacACACGATACCCAAAACCTGCACCCTGCCGAAAAAAATACACGCCAAAACAAAACACCGACTAATGcagagaaaaaatctaaatccTCTAAAAACCTGCGGCCCGCACAAAACCTTCCCGTGATCACAGAGGACATGGTCAAGAGCCCCAGCAACCAGTCGATGGCCAGACCCAGCAGCGGCACGGAGCTGAGCGAACAGCAAGGACACAAGGGCAACACCCACTTCATGCGCAAGATCCCCCCAGGAGCGGAGGCCAGCAACATCCTTGTCGGCGAGGTGGACTTCCTCGAAAGGACCCTGTCCTGCTTTATTCGCCTCAGCCAGGCGGCGGTTATGGGCGATCTCACAGAGGTGCCAGTGCCAACCAGGTATTTATTCATACTTAATAGTAATTATAATTTCTATAaggtttaataaaaatttatttaataaaaataaaacaatcttAAGAAAACTTGAATACTATTCATAagtaatttaataaaacaatgaagtgtttctttcattttcatttaataaacaaaaacattgaGTTGATAATGAGAAATTATATGTCACAATGGGTCATGATATCCTTATCACTTTATGACtctgcaataaaatattttttatctttattacTCATTGTGAAAAATACTTATTAATGAGAATTTTTAAGAATGACGATTAATCATGACCTATAAATGAGCTATAAACATTTTAAGATTATTGTTTCTACATAACATTCTTTTAATCCTTATCTCCTCAGATTTATCTTCATCCTGCTGGGTCCTCCTGGCAGCCAGAGCAACTTCCATGAGATTGGCCGGGCCATGGCCACCCTGATGTCGGACGAGATTTTCCACGAAGTGGCTTACAGAGCCCGGAAACGCGACCACCTGCTGTCTGGTGTGGATGAGTTCCTGGATGCGGTTACCGTGCTGCCACCTGGAGAATGGGATCCCACCATTCGTATTGAACCGCCAGCGGCCATTCCATCGCAGGAGGTGCGAAAACGACCACCAGAGCTGCCCAAGGAGGATgtggacgaggaggaggaggaacagCGGCTGCGCGAAGAGTCTGGCCTCTCAAGGACAGGTCGTCTTTTCGGTGGCCTCATCAACGATGTGAAACGCAAGGCTCCCTGGTATCTGAGCGACTATAAGGATGCCTTTTCCATGCAGTGTGTGGCCTCCTGGATTTTCCTCTACTTTGCCTGCCTCTCACCGATCATCACCTTTGGCGGACTGCTGGCGGAGGCAACCGGCAAGCACATGGCTGCTATGGAGTCTTTGGTCTCCGGATTCGTTTGTGGCATGGGCTATGGCTTCTTTTCGGGTCAGCCGTTGACAATTCTCGGCTCCACCGGTCCTGTTCTGGTCTTCGAATCCATCATCTATGAGTTCTGTTTCAAAATGGGATGGGATTATATGACATTCCGGTTCTGGATCGGCATGTGGGTTGCCGGCATTTGCATCGTCCTGACCGCGATTGATGCCAGTGCCCTGGTGTGCTACATCACTCGATTTACCGAAGAAAACTTTGCCACTCTGATTGCATTCATCTTTATATACAAGGCCATCGAAAATGTGGTTGTTATTGGAAAGAACTTCCCAGTGAACCAGGGAATATACGATTGTGTCTGCACGCCGCCACTTGGAAGTAATGCCAGTGTCGTTGACTACGCCAAATACAACTGGGATTCTTGTGCCGTaagaataataatttaaaaattaattccatAAATTATAGCTCTTTATTTTTAGTCATACAATGGCACCTTAGTTGGCGGCGATTGTGGCACTCCGCCCACCGAAAATGTTTTCCTCATGTCAGTGGTTCTGTGCGCCGGAACTTTCATCATCTCCACCATCCTGAAGGACTTCAAGAACGCCCTCTTCTTCCCCTCGATTGTCCGCCAATACATCAGTGACTTCTCCGTTTTGATTGCCATCTTTGCCATGAGTTTCTTTGACTATTTCCTGGGAGTTCCCACCCAGAAACTGGAGGTGCCCAACGAGCTGAAACCGACTTTGGACACCCGCGGCTGGTTGATTCCTCCCTTCACGGAGAGGAATCCCTGGTGGTCACCGATCATTGCCGTCTTCCCCGCCCTACTTGGCACCATTCTGATCTTCATGGATCAGCAGATTACGGCCGTCATTGTCAACCGGAAGGAGAATAAATTGAAGAAGGGCTGTGGCTATCATCTGGATCTGTTTATTCTCTCCATTCTGATTGCCATATGTAGCGTGATGGGTCTTCCATGGTGAGTTCTGCTAATAGTTTAATActttaaaaatggttttatgAAGTGGGTGCATTGTGGGTACATCCTCCAACAAAAAtacttattattaattattattatttccagGTTCGTGGCTGCCACCGTGTTAAGCATCAATCATGTGAACTCATTGAAACTGGAATCGGAGTGCTCGGCCCCTGGCGAGAAACCACAATTCCTGGGCGTGCGCGAGCAGCGGGTTACCCATATCCTGATCTTCCTGACCATTGGTGTCTCAGTGCTCCTTACCCCGCTGCTCGGCCACATTCCTATGCCGGTTTTGTTCGGTGTATTCTTGTACATGGGAGTGGCCTCGCTCAAGGGTCTACAGTTCTTCGATCGCATCCTGATCATGTTTATGCCGGCGAA includes these proteins:
- the LOC6496860 gene encoding electroneutral sodium bicarbonate exchanger 1 isoform X6, with protein sequence MPQQAQLKHIHGHGRLPRVIATDSSRPWTMNSSSGDDEAPKDPRTGGEDFTQQFTENDFEGHRAHTVYVGVHVPGGRRHSQRRRKHHHGSGGAGGNGSIGGSGSVGGGAGKDNMSDKQQEAERPATPPAQRVQFILGEDVDDGSHVSHPLFSEMGMLVKEGDEIEWKETARWIKFEEDVEEGGNRWSKPHVATLSLHSLFELRRLLVNGSVMLDMEAHNLEVMADLVCDQMVSAGTLPPGVKDKVKDALLRRHRHQHEYAKKTRLPIIRSLADMRNQSSSKKKKSKSSKNLRPAQNLPVITEDMVKSPSNQSMARPSSGTELSEQQGHKGNTHFMRKIPPGAEASNILVGEVDFLERTLSCFIRLSQAAVMGDLTEVPVPTRFIFILLGPPGSQSNFHEIGRAMATLMSDEIFHEVAYRARKRDHLLSGVDEFLDAVTVLPPGEWDPTIRIEPPAAIPSQEVRKRPPELPKEDVDEEEEEQRLREESGLSRTGRLFGGLINDVKRKAPWYLSDYKDAFSMQCVASWIFLYFACLSPIITFGGLLAEATGKHMAAMESLVSGFVCGMGYGFFSGQPLTILGSTGPVLVFESIIYEFCFKMGWDYMTFRFWIGMWVAGICIVLTAIDASALVCYITRFTEENFATLIAFIFIYKAIENVVVIGKNFPVNQGIYDCVCTPPLGSNASVVDYAKYNWDSCASYNGTLVGGDCGTPPTENVFLMSVVLCAGTFIISTILKDFKNALFFPSIVRQYISDFSVLIAIFAMSFFDYFLGVPTQKLEVPNELKPTLDTRGWLIPPFTERNPWWSPIIAVFPALLGTILIFMDQQITAVIVNRKENKLKKGCGYHLDLFILSILIAICSVMGLPWFVAATVLSINHVNSLKLESECSAPGEKPQFLGVREQRVTHILIFLTIGVSVLLTPLLGHIPMPVLFGVFLYMGVASLKGLQFFDRILIMFMPAKYQPDYMFLRQVPIKRVHLFTVIQLACLIILWLIKSFSQTSILFPLMLVVMIGIRKALDLVFTRRELKILDDIMPEMTKRAAADDLHKLDAEDNHHQQPPGAPGAGTNYNANKSGPTTIHIPLSGNKPSNNGPTINIPQEAVNRTTVWQQINKDGNGISEQLIIPVTVKVRQINGNHTPSNAALSPRLSPMHEADEYSEALANSNHNPGNPTAGQQQQQMSNCKEAAAKLEGTNLNISQNPANITPV
- the LOC6496860 gene encoding electroneutral sodium bicarbonate exchanger 1 isoform X12, producing the protein MPQQAQLKHIHGHGRLPRVIATDSSRPWTMNSSSGDDEAPKDPRTGGEDFTQQFTENDFEGHRAHTVYVGVHVPGGRRHSQRRRKHHHGSGGAGGNGSIGGSGSVGGGAGKDNMSDKQQEAERPATPPAQRVQFILGEDVDDGSHVSHPLFSEMGMLVKEGDEIEWKETARWIKFEEDVEEGGNRWSKPHVATLSLHSLFELRRLLVNGSVMLDMEAHNLEVMADLVCDQMVSAGTLPPGVKDKVKDALLRRHRHQHEYAKKTRLPIIRSLADMRNQSSSKKKKSKSSKNLRPAQNLPVITEDMVKSPSNQSMARPSSGTELSEQQGHKGNTHFMRKIPPGAEASNILVGEVDFLERTLSCFIRLSQAAVMGDLTEVPVPTRFIFILLGPPGSQSNFHEIGRAMATLMSDEIFHEVAYRARKRDHLLSGVDEFLDAVTVLPPGEWDPTIRIEPPAAIPSQEVRKRPPELPKEDVDEEEEEQRLREESGLSRTGRLFGGLINDVKRKAPWYLSDYKDAFSMQCVASWIFLYFACLSPIITFGGLLAEATGKHMAAMESLVSGFVCGMGYGFFSGQPLTILGSTGPVLVFESIIYEFCFKMGWDYMTFRFWIGMWVAGICIVLTAIDASALVCYITRFTEENFATLIAFIFIYKAIENVVVIGKNFPVNQGIYDCVCTPPLGSNASVVDYAKYNWDSCASYNGTLVGGDCGTPPTENVFLMSVVLCAGTFIISTILKDFKNALFFPSIVRQYISDFSVLIAIFAMSFFDYFLGVPTQKLEVPNELKPTLDTRGWLIPPFTERNPWWSPIIAVFPALLGTILIFMDQQITAVIVNRKENKLKKGCGYHLDLFILSILIAICSVMGLPWFVAATVLSINHVNSLKLESECSAPGEKPQFLGVREQRVTHILIFLTIGVSVLLTPLLGHIPMPVLFGVFLYMGVASLKGLQFFDRILIMFMPAKYQPDYMFLRQVPIKRVHLFTVIQLACLIILWLIKSFSQTSILFPLMLVVMIGIRKALDLVFTRRELKILDDIMPEMTKRAAADDLHKLDAEDNHHQQPPGAPGAGTNYNANKSGPTTIHIPLSGNKPSNNGPTINIPQEAVNRTTVWQQINKDGNGISEQLIIPVTVKVRQINGNQTQNLIRRSNCGVDILHQQKHPFESMI
- the LOC6496860 gene encoding sodium-driven chloride bicarbonate exchanger isoform X13, whose amino-acid sequence is MPQQAQLKHIHGHGRLPRVIATDSSRPWTMNSSSGDDEAPKDPRTGGEDFTQQFTENDFEGHRAHTVYVGVHVPGGRRHSQRRRKHHHGSGGAGGNGSIGGSGSVGGGAGKDNMSDKQQEAERPATPPAQRVQFILGEDVDDGSHVSHPLFSEMGMLVKEGDEIEWKETARWIKFEEDVEEGGNRWSKPHVATLSLHSLFELRRLLVNGSVMLDMEAHNLEVMADLVCDQMVSAGTLPPGVKDKVKDALLRRHRHQHEYAKKTRLPIIRSLADMRNQSSSKIEEQSSGHTLGATTPISQTASEPGPPGSNGNSNLSTTGGGGGGMGRFLTVPSGKPSNRTLEKKSKSSKNLRPAQNLPVITEDMVKSPSNQSMARPSSGTELSEQQGHKGNTHFMRKIPPGAEASNILVGEVDFLERTLSCFIRLSQAAVMGDLTEVPVPTRFIFILLGPPGSQSNFHEIGRAMATLMSDEIFHEVAYRARKRDHLLSGVDEFLDAVTVLPPGEWDPTIRIEPPAAIPSQEVRKRPPELPKEDVDEEEEEQRLREESGLSRTGRLFGGLINDVKRKAPWYLSDYKDAFSMQCVASWIFLYFACLSPIITFGGLLAEATGKHMAAMESLVSGFVCGMGYGFFSGQPLTILGSTGPVLVFESIIYEFCFKMGWDYMTFRFWIGMWVAGICIVLTAIDASALVCYITRFTEENFATLIAFIFIYKAIENVVVIGKNFPVNQGIYDCVCTPPLGSNASVVDYAKYNWDSCASYNGTLVGGDCGTPPTENVFLMSVVLCAGTFIISTILKDFKNALFFPSIVRQYISDFSVLIAIFAMSFFDYFLGVPTQKLEVPNELKPTLDTRGWLIPPFTERNPWWSPIIAVFPALLGTILIFMDQQITAVIVNRKENKLKKGCGYHLDLFILSILIAICSVMGLPWFVAATVLSINHVNSLKLESECSAPGEKPQFLGVREQRVTHILIFLTIGVSVLLTPLLGHIPMPVLFGVFLYMGVASLKGLQFFDRILIMFMPAKYQPDYMFLRQVPIKRVHLFTVIQLACLIILWLIKSFSQTSILFPLMLVVMIGIRKALDLVFTRRELKILDDIMPEMTKRAAADDLHKLDAENTKFDTSKQLWRGYLTPTETSV
- the LOC6496860 gene encoding sodium-driven chloride bicarbonate exchanger isoform X2, with protein sequence MAKNNEYIELPWTMNSSSGDDEAPKDPRTGGEDFTQQFTENDFEGHRAHTVYVGVHVPGGRRHSQRRRKHHHGSGGAGGNGSIGGSGSVGGGAGKDNMSDKQQEAERPATPPAQRVQFILGEDVDDGSHVSHPLFSEMGMLVKEGDEIEWKETARWIKFEEDVEEGGNRWSKPHVATLSLHSLFELRRLLVNGSVMLDMEAHNLEVMADLVCDQMVSAGTLPPGVKDKVKDALLRRHRHQHEYAKKTRLPIIRSLADMRNQSSSKIEEQSSGHTLGATTPISQTASEPGPPGSNGNSNLSTTGGGGGGMGRFLTVPSGKPSNRTLEKKSKSSKNLRPAQNLPVITEDMVKSPSNQSMARPSSGTELSEQQGHKGNTHFMRKIPPGAEASNILVGEVDFLERTLSCFIRLSQAAVMGDLTEVPVPTRFIFILLGPPGSQSNFHEIGRAMATLMSDEIFHEVAYRARKRDHLLSGVDEFLDAVTVLPPGEWDPTIRIEPPAAIPSQEVRKRPPELPKEDVDEEEEEQRLREESGLSRTGRLFGGLINDVKRKAPWYLSDYKDAFSMQCVASWIFLYFACLSPIITFGGLLAEATGKHMAAMESLVSGFVCGMGYGFFSGQPLTILGSTGPVLVFESIIYEFCFKMGWDYMTFRFWIGMWVAGICIVLTAIDASALVCYITRFTEENFATLIAFIFIYKAIENVVVIGKNFPVNQGIYDCVCTPPLGSNASVVDYAKYNWDSCASYNGTLVGGDCGTPPTENVFLMSVVLCAGTFIISTILKDFKNALFFPSIVRQYISDFSVLIAIFAMSFFDYFLGVPTQKLEVPNELKPTLDTRGWLIPPFTERNPWWSPIIAVFPALLGTILIFMDQQITAVIVNRKENKLKKGCGYHLDLFILSILIAICSVMGLPWFVAATVLSINHVNSLKLESECSAPGEKPQFLGVREQRVTHILIFLTIGVSVLLTPLLGHIPMPVLFGVFLYMGVASLKGLQFFDRILIMFMPAKYQPDYMFLRQVPIKRVHLFTVIQLACLIILWLIKSFSQTSILFPLMLVVMIGIRKALDLVFTRRELKILDDIMPEMTKRAAADDLHKLDAEDNHHQQPPGAPGAGTNYNANKSGPTTIHIPLSGNKPSNNGPTINIPQEAVNRTTVWQQINKDGNGISEQLIIPVTVKVRQINGNHTPSNAALSPRLSPMHEADEYSEALANSNHNPGNPTAGQQQQQMSNCKEAAAKLEGTNLNISQNPANITPV